In Glycine max cultivar Williams 82 chromosome 7, Glycine_max_v4.0, whole genome shotgun sequence, a single window of DNA contains:
- the LOC780537 gene encoding telomere repeat-binding factor 4 isoform X2, producing MGNQKQKWTQDEEDALIAGVEKHGPGKWKNILKDPQFAPFLTSRSNIDLKDKWRNLSVSNGAQGSKEKSRVPKPKAFSAPPATTATTATPQNASPAPQSASSDAAVAPDASQNDQDAKNPPRYNALIFEALSALKDSNGSDMNAIIKFMEVPNGYKVKKEASSGTKSPSPKAKDVRPPQPQRQSPASLFMTNDTLKEAADTAAYRVADAESKSYLAAEAVKEAEKISLLVEHSDSMLQLAKDIYEQCSRGEIILLA from the exons ATGGGGAATCAGAAGCAGAAGTGGACGCAGGACGAAGAAGACGCTCTCATAGCCGGCGTTGAAAAGCACGGCCCCGGAAAGTGGAAGAACATTCTCAAGGATCCCCAATTCGCCCCTTTTCTCACTTCCCGTTCCAACATCGACCTCAAG GATAAATGGCGCAATTTGAGCGTCAGCAACGGTGCTCAAGGCTCCAAAGAAAAATCTAGGGTTCCCAAGCCTAAAGCCTTCTCTGCTCCTCCTGCTACTACCGCCACCACCGCCACTCCTCAGAACGCTTCTCCTGCTCCTCAAAGCGCATCGTCTGATGCTGCTGTTGCCCCTGACGCTTCTCAGAATGACCAAGATGCCAAAAACCCTCCAAG GTATAATGCATTGATTTTTGAAGCTCTATCAGCACTGAAAGATAGTAATGGATCCGACATGAATGCCATTATTAAATTCATGGAG GTACCAAATGGTTACAAGGTGAAAAAGGAAGCCTCCTCGGGGACAAAGTCACCTTCACCAAAAGCAAAGGATGTCCGGCCTCCACAACCACAACGGCAATCTCCAGCTTCTCTCTTTATGACTAATGACACATTAAAGGAAGCTGCGGATACTGCAGCCTACAGAGTTGCTGATGCTGAAAGTAAATCATATCTGGCTGCAGAAGCAGTAAAGGAGGCAGAAAAAATATCATTGCTGGTTGAACATAGTGATTCAATGTTACAGCTAGCAAAAGATATATATGAACAAT GTTCCCGTGGTGAAATTATCCTCTTGGCTTAA
- the LOC780537 gene encoding telomere repeat-binding factor 4 isoform X1 — MGNQKQKWTQDEEDALIAGVEKHGPGKWKNILKDPQFAPFLTSRSNIDLKDKWRNLSVSNGAQGSKEKSRVPKPKAFSAPPATTATTATPQNASPAPQSASSDAAVAPDASQNDQDAKNPPRYNALIFEALSALKDSNGSDMNAIIKFMEQKNHQVNQNFKRALSTRLRRLVSQGKLEKVPNGYKVKKEASSGTKSPSPKAKDVRPPQPQRQSPASLFMTNDTLKEAADTAAYRVADAESKSYLAAEAVKEAEKISLLVEHSDSMLQLAKDIYEQCSRGEIILLA, encoded by the exons ATGGGGAATCAGAAGCAGAAGTGGACGCAGGACGAAGAAGACGCTCTCATAGCCGGCGTTGAAAAGCACGGCCCCGGAAAGTGGAAGAACATTCTCAAGGATCCCCAATTCGCCCCTTTTCTCACTTCCCGTTCCAACATCGACCTCAAG GATAAATGGCGCAATTTGAGCGTCAGCAACGGTGCTCAAGGCTCCAAAGAAAAATCTAGGGTTCCCAAGCCTAAAGCCTTCTCTGCTCCTCCTGCTACTACCGCCACCACCGCCACTCCTCAGAACGCTTCTCCTGCTCCTCAAAGCGCATCGTCTGATGCTGCTGTTGCCCCTGACGCTTCTCAGAATGACCAAGATGCCAAAAACCCTCCAAG GTATAATGCATTGATTTTTGAAGCTCTATCAGCACTGAAAGATAGTAATGGATCCGACATGAATGCCATTATTAAATTCATGGAG CAAAAAAATCATCAGGtaaaccaaaattttaaaagggCATTAAGTACACGGTTGAGGAGGCTTGTTAGTCAAGGGAAACTTGAAAAG GTACCAAATGGTTACAAGGTGAAAAAGGAAGCCTCCTCGGGGACAAAGTCACCTTCACCAAAAGCAAAGGATGTCCGGCCTCCACAACCACAACGGCAATCTCCAGCTTCTCTCTTTATGACTAATGACACATTAAAGGAAGCTGCGGATACTGCAGCCTACAGAGTTGCTGATGCTGAAAGTAAATCATATCTGGCTGCAGAAGCAGTAAAGGAGGCAGAAAAAATATCATTGCTGGTTGAACATAGTGATTCAATGTTACAGCTAGCAAAAGATATATATGAACAAT GTTCCCGTGGTGAAATTATCCTCTTGGCTTAA